The Pseudomonas aeruginosa genome includes the window GAACCGGAATTCGACATCGCCGACGACGAGCGCCGCGAGGCGAAGAAGGTGCGCAACCTGCACCGCCACGACCCGCTCTTCTGGGACGACTGGTTCGCCCGCTCCGGGCTCGACGCGCTGGTCCGCGACCATCTGCGCAAGCCGCGCCTGCTGCGCCACGCGGCGTTCATCAAGCGCCACGCCGACGAGTCCTACATCCCGCTGCACCAGGACATCGCGCTATGGGAGAAGCGCTACGAAAGCGCGCAGACCTTCTGGGTCGCCCTGACCCCGTCGCGGAACGACAACGGTGGGATGTTCTATTACCCCGACGACCGCACCATCTTCCCCCACGAGTTCGACCTCGCCTACCCGATGTTCAAGTGCATCGACCTCCAGGCCAACGGCATTTCCCGCGAGCAACTGGTGGATGCCGAGCTGGACGCCGGCGATGTCCTGGTCTGGCCCGCCCGCACCGCACATGGCAGCCACAACAACCGCAGCGGCCAGCTGCGCATCGGCATGCCGATCGTCTTCGTCGAGGACGACGAATTCCACCAACTGAATCGAGAGGACAGCATGAAAACCTGGATCGCTTCCAACCTGAAAAGCGTGTTCCCGGACGAGGCAATCACCGAGGACAACCTCGACCACTATCTTCCGCAGCTGTGCGACTACTCGCTGAAGATGGTCACCTTCCTCGCCCGTTTCTCCCGCCAGTTCGGTCATGCGCCGAAGATCCACGACTTCATCAGGGAGCCGCGGCTGGCGACGCTGTCGGCCTCGGACGCGGGAGCGAGACGATGATCCGGGTCATCGACTGCACCCTGCGCGAGGGGTGCCAGGCCCGCCAGTGCAGCTTCGACAGCGCGCAGTCGGTCCAGCTGGCGAGGGAAATCGCGGCGCTGGGGGTGGATATGATCGAGT containing:
- a CDS encoding phytanoyl-CoA dioxygenase family protein codes for the protein MKHYRQVVSPQLRQQALDWILAAAQRPDPALEPEFDIADDERREAKKVRNLHRHDPLFWDDWFARSGLDALVRDHLRKPRLLRHAAFIKRHADESYIPLHQDIALWEKRYESAQTFWVALTPSRNDNGGMFYYPDDRTIFPHEFDLAYPMFKCIDLQANGISREQLVDAELDAGDVLVWPARTAHGSHNNRSGQLRIGMPIVFVEDDEFHQLNREDSMKTWIASNLKSVFPDEAITEDNLDHYLPQLCDYSLKMVTFLARFSRQFGHAPKIHDFIREPRLATLSASDAGARR